Proteins from one Catenuloplanes atrovinosus genomic window:
- the ligD gene encoding non-homologous end-joining DNA ligase produces the protein MAAGPRPMLATSGELPVGAGWAYEFKWDGVRALADASGGALRLAARSGTDITVAYPELAPLGGLLGDALLDGEIVVLSEGRPSFQLLAERMHVRDRARAARLAVTRPVTYMIFDLLRHDGVDLMGLPYEDRRARLETLVPDGPRWAVPPTFPDGPVTQAVAEENRLEGVVAKRTSSIYLPGTRSPDWIKVKMDLTGDFVIGGWRPGVRRIGGLLVGVPGPDGRLLFRGRVGGGIGAATERTLLALLEPLVIDKSPFAEVPREDARGAIWVDPTQVVEVKYGQRTLDARLRFPRFLRLRPDKSPEEVSDDA, from the coding sequence ATGGCGGCCGGGCCACGCCCGATGCTGGCCACGTCGGGGGAGTTGCCCGTCGGTGCCGGTTGGGCGTACGAGTTCAAGTGGGACGGCGTTCGCGCGCTCGCCGACGCCTCCGGCGGCGCACTGCGTCTGGCCGCCCGGTCCGGGACGGACATCACGGTCGCCTACCCGGAGTTGGCGCCGCTCGGCGGCCTGCTCGGCGACGCGCTGCTGGACGGCGAGATCGTGGTGCTGAGCGAGGGCCGCCCGTCGTTCCAGCTGCTCGCGGAGCGGATGCACGTGCGCGACCGGGCCCGCGCCGCGCGGCTCGCGGTGACCCGGCCGGTCACCTACATGATCTTCGACCTGCTGCGGCACGACGGCGTGGACCTGATGGGCCTGCCGTACGAGGACCGCCGCGCCCGGCTGGAGACGCTGGTGCCGGACGGGCCGCGCTGGGCGGTGCCGCCGACGTTCCCGGACGGCCCGGTCACGCAGGCCGTGGCCGAGGAGAACCGGCTGGAGGGCGTGGTCGCGAAGCGGACCTCGTCGATCTACCTGCCGGGCACCCGCTCGCCCGACTGGATCAAGGTCAAGATGGACCTGACCGGCGACTTCGTGATCGGCGGCTGGCGGCCGGGGGTGCGCCGGATCGGCGGGCTGCTGGTCGGCGTGCCCGGTCCGGACGGCCGGCTCCTCTTCCGCGGCCGGGTCGGCGGCGGCATCGGCGCGGCCACCGAGCGGACGCTGCTGGCGCTGCTGGAGCCGCTGGTGATCGACAAGTCGCCGTTCGCGGAGGTGCCCCGGGAGGATGCGCGCGGCGCGATCTGGGTAGACCCCACCCAGGTGGTCGAGGTGAAGTACGGCCAGCGCACGCTCGACGCCCGCCTGCGCTTTCCCCGATTTCTGCGCTTACGTCCGGATAAATCGCCCGAGGAGGTGTCCGACGATGCGTAG
- the ku gene encoding non-homologous end joining protein Ku — MRAIWKGAVSFGLVSIAVRLFSATEEKDIRFHQVHRDDGGRIKYKRVCSVDGEEVKYDDIAKGYDIGGGEMVVLTDDDFADLPLSTSRAIEVLEFVPADQVDPILYNKAYYLEPDGAATKPYVLLREALGDADRVAIVKVALRQREQLATLRVHDDVLLLNTMLWPDEVRAPEFGFLDDDIEVRPAELAMASSLIDSMAADFDPEAYSDNYRAALQEVIDAKVEGREIIAPEEEEEAAPAATDLMAALRASVERARAARGESPAPASTATGGGNGTKKASAAKKTSSGSGAKKTAAADSGDDAAPAKKAAPAKKTAAKKTAAAKKTAPAKRSTAKKAS; from the coding sequence ATGCGGGCTATCTGGAAGGGTGCCGTCTCGTTCGGCCTGGTGTCGATCGCGGTGCGGCTGTTCTCGGCCACCGAGGAGAAGGACATCCGGTTCCACCAGGTGCACCGGGACGACGGCGGCCGGATCAAGTACAAACGCGTCTGCTCCGTCGACGGCGAAGAGGTCAAGTACGACGACATCGCCAAGGGGTACGACATCGGCGGCGGCGAGATGGTGGTGCTGACCGACGACGACTTCGCGGACCTGCCGCTCTCCACCTCGCGGGCGATCGAGGTGCTGGAGTTCGTGCCGGCCGACCAGGTCGACCCGATCCTCTACAACAAGGCGTACTACCTGGAGCCGGACGGCGCCGCCACCAAGCCGTACGTGCTGTTGCGCGAGGCGCTCGGCGACGCGGACCGGGTGGCGATCGTCAAGGTCGCGCTGCGCCAGCGGGAGCAGCTCGCCACGCTGCGCGTCCACGACGACGTGCTGCTGCTCAACACCATGCTGTGGCCGGACGAGGTGCGCGCGCCCGAGTTCGGCTTCCTCGACGACGACATCGAGGTCCGCCCGGCCGAGCTGGCCATGGCCTCCTCGCTGATCGACTCGATGGCCGCGGACTTCGACCCGGAGGCGTACAGCGACAACTACCGCGCGGCGCTCCAGGAGGTCATCGACGCGAAGGTCGAGGGCCGGGAGATCATCGCGCCGGAGGAGGAAGAGGAGGCGGCCCCGGCCGCGACCGACCTGATGGCCGCGCTGCGCGCCTCGGTGGAGCGGGCGCGCGCGGCCCGCGGCGAGTCCCCGGCACCGGCGTCAACGGCCACGGGCGGCGGCAACGGTACGAAGAAGGCCTCCGCCGCCAAGAAGACCTCCTCCGGCTCGGGCGCGAAGAAGACGGCCGCGGCCGACTCCGGCGATGACGCGGCCCCGGCGAAGAAGGCGGCCCCGGCGAAGAAGACCGCGGCCAAGAAGACGGCGGCGGCCAAGAAGACGGCGCCGGCGAAGCGGAGCACCGCGAAGAAGGCCTCCTGA
- a CDS encoding GAF domain-containing sensor histidine kinase, with translation MHAATRAPDDEARVRALRELAVLDTPADPAADDLVRVAAFVCGAPMSSLMLVDTDREWCMAAVGLPRGVSLPRTASVCDRVIASRAPVIVPDAAADPRFAAHPLVAGAPFLRFYAGVPLTVGGHVLGALCVLDAEPRTLGDDRLAMLEALGRQAALHLAMRHELRELERARQRLELADRMKDDFVAMMTHEVRTPLSSVRGYLEVLIDAGDLSRHQLDRFLGAIDRNSRRLLRMVDDVMLLSQVGGAGGTALSLRRGEVDLLSVADCAIASVAPVASAKGVTLHVARRDAVRVSADGARLREALAHLLGNAVKFTPSGGEVAVEVSDADPPEIRIRDTGIGIPAHEQPMLFERFFRGAAARDSESAGAGLGLCVTKVILDAHAAKISLASEAGKGTDIRITFPGT, from the coding sequence ATGCACGCTGCTACCCGGGCGCCGGACGACGAGGCGCGTGTCCGTGCGCTGCGCGAGCTGGCCGTGCTGGACACCCCCGCCGATCCGGCCGCCGACGATCTGGTGCGGGTCGCCGCGTTCGTCTGCGGTGCGCCGATGAGCTCGCTGATGCTGGTCGACACGGACCGCGAGTGGTGCATGGCCGCGGTCGGGCTGCCGCGCGGCGTGAGCCTGCCGCGTACCGCGTCGGTCTGCGACCGGGTGATCGCCTCGCGCGCGCCGGTGATCGTGCCGGACGCCGCCGCCGACCCCCGGTTCGCCGCGCACCCGCTGGTCGCCGGCGCCCCCTTCCTGCGCTTCTACGCCGGCGTGCCGCTGACCGTCGGCGGTCATGTGCTCGGCGCGCTCTGCGTGCTGGACGCCGAGCCCCGCACGCTCGGCGATGACCGGCTGGCGATGCTGGAGGCGCTCGGCCGGCAGGCGGCCCTGCACCTGGCCATGCGCCACGAGCTGCGCGAACTGGAACGGGCGCGGCAGCGGCTGGAGCTGGCGGACCGGATGAAGGACGACTTCGTGGCGATGATGACGCACGAGGTGCGCACGCCGCTCTCCTCGGTCCGCGGCTACCTGGAGGTGCTGATCGACGCCGGCGACCTGTCCCGGCACCAGCTGGACCGGTTCCTCGGCGCGATCGACCGCAATTCGCGGCGGCTGCTGCGGATGGTCGACGACGTGATGCTGCTGTCCCAGGTCGGCGGCGCCGGCGGGACCGCGCTGAGCCTGCGGCGCGGCGAGGTGGACCTGCTGTCCGTGGCGGACTGCGCGATCGCCTCGGTGGCGCCGGTCGCGTCCGCGAAGGGCGTGACGCTGCACGTCGCACGGCGGGACGCGGTCCGGGTCAGCGCGGACGGCGCGCGGCTCCGCGAGGCGCTCGCCCACCTGCTCGGCAACGCGGTCAAGTTCACGCCGTCCGGCGGCGAGGTGGCGGTCGAGGTCAGCGACGCCGACCCGCCGGAGATCCGAATCCGGGACACCGGCATCGGCATCCCCGCGCACGAGCAGCCGATGCTGTTCGAGCGGTTCTTCCGGGGCGCGGCGGCCCGGGACAGCGAGTCGGCCGGCGCGGGCCTGGGCCTGTGCGTCACCAAGGTCATCCTCGACGCGCACGCGGCGAAGATCTCGCTGGCCAGCGAGGCGGGGAAGGGCACGGACATCCGCATCACCTTCCCCGGAACGTAG
- a CDS encoding MFS transporter codes for MDLSPLRISRDFRLIFTGSTISGLGSYISLITIPYQVAQLTDDPLMVGLLGVAELVPLIFMSFVGGALADYLDRRRLVLFSEAALAVLALVLLVNSLLADAQLWVLFVVAGLAAAFEGVQRPALEGTIPRVVPLEKLPAAIALNSLSAQVRQLAGPGLAGVLMATVDLHWVYAFDLLTFVVSLYCLYLVKAVPPPPAAERPSIRSVVTGVRYARSRPELLGTYLVDINAMFFAMPSALYPFMADDLGGPEVLGLLYAAPAIGSMLASLTSSWTGRIHRHGLMVVLAAGAWGVGIIGAGLADSLWLVVACLAFAGAADMISGVFRMTIWGQTIPDHLRGRLAGIEMISYSVGPLLGGTRAGLVARFTGVSGSIVTGGVLCVLGTIALAAALPSFLRYDGRDGLERKRAADKEWAERSGT; via the coding sequence ATGGACCTCTCGCCGCTGCGGATCTCGCGCGACTTCCGGCTGATCTTCACCGGGTCCACGATCTCCGGCCTCGGCTCGTACATCAGCCTCATCACGATCCCGTACCAGGTCGCGCAGCTCACCGATGATCCGCTAATGGTCGGGCTGCTGGGCGTGGCCGAACTGGTGCCGCTGATCTTCATGTCGTTCGTCGGCGGCGCGCTCGCGGACTACCTGGACCGGCGCCGGCTGGTGCTGTTCAGCGAGGCCGCGCTGGCCGTCCTGGCGCTGGTGCTGCTGGTCAACTCGCTGCTGGCCGACGCGCAGCTGTGGGTGCTGTTCGTGGTGGCCGGGCTGGCGGCGGCGTTCGAGGGCGTGCAGCGGCCGGCGCTGGAGGGCACGATCCCGCGCGTGGTGCCGCTGGAGAAGCTGCCCGCGGCCATCGCGCTGAACTCGCTGAGTGCCCAGGTTCGGCAGTTGGCCGGGCCCGGCCTGGCCGGCGTGCTGATGGCGACCGTGGACCTGCACTGGGTGTACGCGTTCGACCTGCTCACGTTCGTGGTGTCGCTGTACTGCCTGTACCTGGTCAAGGCCGTGCCACCGCCGCCGGCCGCGGAGCGCCCGTCGATCCGGTCCGTGGTCACCGGCGTGCGGTACGCCCGCAGCCGCCCCGAGTTGCTCGGTACGTACCTGGTCGACATCAACGCGATGTTCTTCGCCATGCCGTCCGCGCTCTACCCGTTCATGGCCGACGACCTCGGCGGCCCCGAGGTGCTGGGCCTGCTCTACGCCGCGCCCGCGATCGGGTCGATGCTGGCCTCGCTCACGTCGAGCTGGACCGGCCGGATCCACCGGCACGGCCTGATGGTGGTGCTGGCGGCCGGAGCCTGGGGCGTCGGCATCATCGGCGCCGGGCTGGCGGACTCGCTGTGGTTGGTGGTGGCGTGCCTGGCGTTCGCGGGCGCGGCGGACATGATCTCCGGCGTGTTCCGGATGACGATCTGGGGCCAGACCATCCCGGACCACCTGCGTGGGCGCCTGGCCGGCATCGAGATGATCTCGTACTCGGTCGGGCCGCTGCTCGGCGGCACGCGCGCGGGCCTGGTCGCGCGGTTCACCGGCGTGAGCGGCTCGATCGTCACCGGCGGCGTGCTGTGCGTGCTCGGCACGATCGCGCTCGCCGCCGCGCTCCCCTCCTTCCTCCGGTACGACGGACGCGACGGCCTGGAACGCAAGCGTGCGGCGGACAAGGAGTGGGCAGAGCGCTCAGGCACCTGA
- a CDS encoding NUDIX domain-containing protein has protein sequence MVSIPWADSYMGQIRELAGDRVLMFIAARAVLRDDRGRVLLIQRSDNGHWALPAGAMELGESITQCAIREVREETGLDARAVTPYAMYSGADYTFTNMWGHTYQHFVTGFRVDEWDGELQRVTDESLDAMWFDLADPPFPLPDSVARTLDDLAEFERTGRLVMK, from the coding sequence ATGGTCAGCATTCCGTGGGCGGACTCGTACATGGGCCAGATTCGTGAGCTGGCCGGCGATCGGGTCCTGATGTTCATCGCGGCGCGCGCGGTGTTGCGCGACGACCGTGGCCGGGTGCTGCTGATCCAGCGGTCGGACAACGGGCACTGGGCACTGCCGGCGGGCGCGATGGAGCTGGGCGAGTCGATCACCCAGTGCGCGATCCGCGAGGTGCGGGAGGAGACCGGGCTGGACGCGCGCGCGGTCACGCCGTACGCGATGTACTCCGGCGCCGACTACACGTTCACCAACATGTGGGGTCACACCTACCAGCACTTCGTGACCGGGTTCCGGGTCGACGAGTGGGACGGCGAGTTGCAGCGCGTGACGGACGAGAGCCTGGACGCGATGTGGTTCGACCTGGCCGATCCGCCGTTCCCGCTGCCCGACTCGGTCGCGCGCACGCTCGACGACCTGGCGGAGTTCGAGCGGACCGGAAGGCTCGTAATGAAGTAG
- a CDS encoding long-chain fatty acid--CoA ligase: MRSTMMANPLLISRLLEHGSTVHGRAHVATWTGTGSRRTSYAHVGTDAARLAHALRDELGVTGDQRVATFMWNNAEHLVAYFAVPSMGAVLHTLNLRLFPDQLAYIVNHAEDRVILVDETLVPLLAKVLPSLTTVEHVVVNGSAAAVPAGRWRVHEWSTLIEGRPGTYDWPELDEQDAAALCYTSGTTGNPKGVAYSHRSIWLHSMQVCAPEGFGLGARDTMLAIVPMFHAMSWGLPYAAFMSGTSLVMPDRFMAGAAIAPMIATERPTKAAAVPTIWTDLLAHLDAHETDTSSLTEVIVGGSACPPALMHAFQERYGIRIVHAWGMTEMSPLGSVARPPAGADGDDEWAYRYTQGRLPAGVAARIIGPLGEVMPADGTSVGELEVRGPWVTAGYLGDDDADPERFRDGWLRTGDVGTLSPDGFLTLTDRAKDVIKSGGEWISSVELENLLMAHPAVLEACVVGVPDDRWGERPFATVVLRENMSATAAELREFLSSRVAKWQLPERWAFIPAVPKTSVGKFDKKRVRSSYAAGSLSVETL; this comes from the coding sequence ATGCGTAGCACGATGATGGCGAATCCGTTGCTCATCTCCCGGCTGCTCGAACACGGCAGCACCGTGCACGGCCGCGCCCACGTGGCCACCTGGACCGGCACCGGCTCCCGCCGGACGAGCTATGCCCACGTGGGTACGGACGCGGCCCGGCTCGCCCACGCGCTGCGCGACGAGCTCGGTGTCACCGGCGACCAGCGCGTCGCCACCTTCATGTGGAACAACGCGGAGCACCTGGTCGCCTACTTCGCGGTCCCCAGCATGGGCGCGGTGCTGCACACGCTCAACCTGCGGCTCTTCCCCGACCAGCTGGCCTACATCGTGAACCACGCGGAGGACCGGGTGATCCTGGTCGACGAGACCCTCGTCCCGCTGCTGGCCAAGGTGCTGCCCTCGCTGACCACCGTGGAGCACGTGGTGGTCAACGGCTCGGCCGCCGCGGTCCCGGCCGGGCGCTGGCGGGTGCACGAGTGGTCCACGCTGATCGAGGGGCGGCCCGGCACGTACGACTGGCCGGAGCTGGACGAGCAGGACGCCGCAGCGCTCTGCTACACGTCCGGCACCACCGGAAACCCGAAGGGCGTCGCCTACTCGCACCGCTCGATCTGGCTGCACTCCATGCAGGTGTGCGCGCCGGAGGGGTTCGGCCTGGGCGCGCGGGACACCATGCTGGCGATCGTGCCGATGTTCCACGCCATGTCCTGGGGCCTGCCGTACGCGGCGTTCATGTCCGGCACCTCGCTGGTCATGCCGGACCGGTTCATGGCCGGCGCCGCGATCGCGCCGATGATCGCCACCGAGCGCCCGACCAAGGCCGCGGCCGTGCCGACCATCTGGACCGACCTGCTCGCCCACCTCGACGCGCACGAGACCGACACGTCCTCGCTGACCGAGGTGATCGTCGGCGGCTCCGCCTGCCCGCCCGCGCTCATGCACGCGTTCCAGGAGCGGTACGGCATCCGGATCGTGCACGCGTGGGGCATGACCGAGATGTCCCCGCTCGGCTCCGTGGCCCGCCCGCCGGCCGGCGCCGACGGCGACGACGAGTGGGCGTACCGGTACACGCAGGGCCGGCTGCCGGCCGGCGTGGCCGCCCGGATCATCGGGCCGCTCGGCGAGGTCATGCCGGCCGACGGCACGTCCGTCGGCGAGCTGGAGGTCCGCGGCCCGTGGGTCACCGCCGGCTACCTCGGCGACGACGACGCCGACCCGGAGCGCTTCCGGGACGGCTGGCTGCGCACCGGCGACGTCGGCACGCTCTCCCCCGACGGCTTCCTCACGCTCACCGACCGCGCCAAGGACGTGATCAAGTCCGGTGGCGAGTGGATCTCCTCCGTGGAGCTGGAGAACCTGCTGATGGCCCACCCCGCAGTGCTGGAGGCGTGCGTGGTGGGCGTGCCCGACGACCGCTGGGGAGAACGCCCGTTCGCCACCGTCGTGCTGCGCGAGAACATGTCCGCCACCGCCGCGGAACTGCGCGAGTTCCTGTCATCGCGGGTGGCCAAGTGGCAGCTGCCGGAGCGGTGGGCGTTCATCCCCGCGGTCCCGAAGACGTCGGTCGGCAAGTTCGACAAGAAGCGCGTCCGGTCGTCGTACGCCGCCGGCTCCCTGTCCGTGGAGACGCTCTAG
- a CDS encoding type 1 glutamine amidotransferase domain-containing protein, whose amino-acid sequence MSAVLEGKRVAFLATDGVEEVEYTQPRQAVIDAGGTPELVSIKSGEIQAVNHMDKSKTYPVDKVVADASEQDYDALVLPGGVANPDFLRTDPDAVRFVRSFFDAHKPVAAICHGPWTLVEAGVVDGRTLTSWPSLRTDLANAGATWVDEEVYVDNGLVTSRNPDDLPAFCEKMVEEIAEGPHVRQHA is encoded by the coding sequence ATGAGTGCGGTGCTGGAGGGCAAGCGGGTCGCGTTCCTGGCGACGGACGGGGTCGAGGAGGTCGAGTACACGCAGCCGCGGCAGGCGGTGATCGACGCGGGCGGTACGCCGGAGCTGGTGTCGATCAAGTCCGGGGAGATCCAGGCGGTCAACCACATGGACAAGTCGAAGACGTACCCGGTGGACAAGGTGGTGGCCGACGCCAGCGAGCAGGACTACGACGCGCTGGTGCTGCCGGGTGGCGTGGCGAACCCGGACTTCCTGCGCACCGACCCGGACGCGGTGCGGTTCGTGCGGTCGTTCTTCGACGCGCACAAGCCGGTCGCGGCGATCTGTCACGGGCCGTGGACGCTGGTCGAGGCCGGCGTGGTGGACGGGCGCACGCTGACGTCGTGGCCGAGCCTGCGCACGGACCTGGCGAACGCGGGCGCCACCTGGGTCGACGAGGAGGTCTACGTCGACAACGGGCTGGTGACCAGCCGAAACCCGGACGACCTCCCGGCCTTCTGCGAGAAGATGGTTGAGGAGATCGCCGAGGGGCCGCACGTCCGGCAGCACGCCTAG
- a CDS encoding pentapeptide repeat-containing protein — protein sequence MRKRMSLLVRLLAKRARWALRSVAVAVAAVAVVGAYALIVWLAPRLLGVPDLTAPATGDAVLTARHNARLLVVSGIGAVVVAVGLLYTARNYRLSYRGQVTDRYTKALERLGSSEMYVRIGGLHALRQVMIDSPEHHDDVVEVLVAFIRDRAPRRQNAPDSPIYPMAALPAEPEPDVQAALTTLGGRPRILGREKSSINLAHLHLQRANLRGAQLAGATLFGTQLEGAVLSEAQLKGADLRRAQLKRAALSETQLAGADLIGAQLEDAILRGALLEGAVLSGALLESATLTEAQLKGADLSRAQLKAAMLREAQLAGANLRGAQLEGAILNGAQLAGADLSGAQLKRAVLSEAQLNGANLFEAQLEGAILTEAQLEGANLFGALLEGASLTEARLKGADLRGALLEDAILIGAQLADADLRGAQLADANLFGARLAGADLRGALLKDANLIGAHLAGANLKGADLRGAQLEAANLDGTGLEEGDPLR from the coding sequence ATGCGGAAGCGGATGTCGCTGCTGGTGCGGCTGTTGGCGAAGCGGGCTCGGTGGGCGCTGAGGTCGGTGGCTGTGGCGGTCGCGGCGGTCGCGGTCGTCGGTGCTTACGCGTTGATCGTGTGGCTGGCGCCCCGCCTGCTGGGCGTGCCCGATCTAACGGCGCCGGCGACGGGCGATGCCGTCCTGACGGCGAGGCACAACGCCCGGCTGCTGGTCGTCTCCGGTATCGGGGCGGTTGTCGTTGCCGTTGGTCTGCTTTACACCGCGCGCAACTACCGGCTGTCCTATCGGGGGCAGGTCACCGACCGGTACACCAAGGCACTCGAACGCCTCGGCTCCAGCGAGATGTACGTCCGGATCGGCGGTCTGCACGCGCTACGCCAGGTCATGATCGACTCACCCGAACACCACGATGATGTTGTCGAGGTACTCGTCGCGTTCATCCGCGACCGAGCCCCCCGGCGCCAGAACGCTCCCGACTCGCCGATCTACCCCATGGCGGCACTGCCGGCCGAGCCGGAACCCGATGTGCAGGCCGCGCTAACCACGCTTGGGGGCCGGCCCCGCATCCTCGGCCGAGAGAAATCTTCCATCAACCTCGCCCACCTCCACCTCCAGCGAGCGAACCTGCGCGGGGCGCAGTTGGCGGGCGCGACCCTGTTCGGGACGCAGTTGGAGGGCGCCGTCCTGAGCGAGGCGCAGTTGAAGGGCGCGGACCTGCGCAGGGCACAGTTGAAGCGCGCCGCCCTGAGCGAGACGCAGTTGGCGGGCGCGGACCTGATCGGGGCGCAGTTGGAGGACGCCATCTTGCGCGGGGCGCTGCTGGAGGGCGCCGTCCTGAGCGGGGCGCTGCTGGAGAGCGCCACCCTGACCGAGGCGCAGTTGAAGGGCGCGGACCTGAGTAGGGCGCAGTTGAAGGCCGCCATGCTGCGCGAGGCGCAGTTGGCGGGCGCGAACCTGCGCGGGGCGCAGTTGGAGGGCGCCATCCTGAACGGGGCGCAGTTGGCGGGCGCGGACCTGAGCGGGGCGCAGTTGAAGCGCGCCGTCCTGAGCGAGGCGCAGTTGAACGGCGCGAACCTGTTCGAGGCGCAGTTGGAGGGTGCCATCCTGACCGAGGCGCAGTTGGAGGGCGCGAACCTGTTCGGCGCGCTGTTGGAGGGCGCCAGCCTGACCGAGGCGCGGTTGAAGGGCGCGGACCTGCGCGGGGCGCTGTTGGAGGACGCCATCCTGATCGGTGCGCAGTTGGCGGACGCGGACCTGCGCGGGGCGCAGTTGGCGGACGCGAACCTGTTCGGTGCGCGGCTGGCGGGCGCGGACCTGCGCGGGGCGCTGTTGAAGGACGCGAACCTCATCGGGGCGCACTTGGCGGGCGCGAACCTGAAGGGCGCGGACCTGCGCGGGGCGCAGTTGGAGGCCGCGAATCTGGACGGAACCGGGTTGGAGGAGGGTGACCCCCTCAGGTGA
- a CDS encoding DUF2231 domain-containing protein — protein MWERVTIVESRLKVSGHSVHLMLFMLPMGLFVTGLIFDAFHVMGGPSLLAMAGYWQVVGGLVAAAIAGLAGVVDLLFLRQGTRARRVAIAHGLINGGVLAMFAVIWLVRVGDPLRAAGSGLVAVELLVLVLGGVAAWLAGELVEDAPADGEVRPVTLRSRTVQAIGALVSAR, from the coding sequence ATGTGGGAGCGGGTGACGATCGTGGAAAGCCGACTCAAGGTATCGGGGCACTCGGTCCACCTGATGTTGTTCATGCTGCCCATGGGACTGTTCGTCACCGGGCTCATCTTCGATGCCTTCCACGTGATGGGTGGCCCGTCGCTGCTGGCGATGGCGGGGTACTGGCAGGTGGTCGGCGGCCTGGTCGCGGCCGCCATCGCGGGGCTGGCCGGCGTCGTCGACCTGCTGTTCCTGCGGCAGGGGACGCGGGCGCGGCGGGTGGCGATCGCGCACGGGCTGATCAACGGTGGCGTGCTGGCGATGTTCGCGGTGATCTGGCTGGTCCGGGTGGGCGACCCGCTGCGGGCCGCGGGCTCCGGGCTGGTGGCGGTCGAGCTGTTGGTGCTGGTGCTCGGCGGCGTCGCGGCGTGGCTGGCGGGTGAGCTGGTGGAGGACGCGCCGGCGGACGGCGAGGTGCGGCCGGTGACGCTGCGCAGCCGCACGGTGCAGGCGATCGGCGCGCTCGTCAGCGCCCGCTGA